In Candidatus Nitronauta litoralis, one DNA window encodes the following:
- a CDS encoding cytochrome C, with product MLPEQQDILWTFVTIMFTLFSVYVFINVIQNCRARPGVNAQKWGIIFGAFILLSLYQTNHMFDLNQQEQLGYIRWQVLTVFFLLLAWGLFFKGNDVEDQSPPIVRAAFFYSTISILLAGYTNWLPQQRSDPPPKGGAVITGDITMEDFVDMGRVIVFSAKQVAGQKSIGKGQCPLCHTFDPGDNIGRCPNLFGVEERSHTRIKEDRYLNSPIAVGVKDGGSGIVKGKAEEVPEEYRRGGSPDFNGEDYLRESLMCPSCYVVEGYGKEGDTISPMPLIHKPPISLSPVELNAVIAWLQSKDTPGEFAKVTVPLPSGDDAAAEEAPADDGGEAPLFVTGDETPEEIINILGCPLCHTIPGVEGAVGALGPKLHEKTNAPSRMKDARYEGTAKTTKEYVQESILNPSVYIVMNEEEGEPYPDGVMPQDFGSKLSVNALNKLVDFISNTEAGSEG from the coding sequence ATGCTTCCAGAGCAACAGGATATCTTGTGGACATTTGTGACTATTATGTTCACATTGTTCTCGGTTTACGTTTTTATTAACGTAATCCAAAACTGCCGGGCTCGCCCGGGGGTGAACGCTCAGAAATGGGGTATCATTTTTGGTGCCTTTATTCTTCTGAGTTTGTATCAAACTAATCACATGTTCGACCTGAATCAGCAGGAGCAATTGGGTTACATCAGGTGGCAGGTTTTGACGGTGTTTTTTCTCCTGCTGGCTTGGGGGCTGTTCTTCAAGGGAAATGATGTTGAGGATCAGTCACCTCCGATTGTCAGGGCGGCATTTTTCTATTCAACCATTTCTATCCTTTTGGCTGGTTATACCAACTGGCTTCCGCAGCAGCGTTCAGACCCCCCTCCCAAGGGGGGTGCTGTGATCACCGGGGATATCACAATGGAAGACTTTGTCGATATGGGGCGCGTTATTGTTTTTAGTGCGAAACAGGTCGCTGGTCAGAAATCAATTGGTAAGGGGCAGTGTCCCTTGTGCCATACATTTGATCCAGGTGATAACATCGGTCGTTGTCCCAACTTGTTCGGTGTTGAGGAGCGTAGTCATACTCGGATTAAAGAGGACCGTTATTTAAATAGTCCTATTGCGGTCGGAGTTAAAGATGGTGGTTCCGGGATAGTTAAAGGTAAGGCTGAAGAGGTTCCTGAGGAATACAGACGAGGTGGATCCCCGGACTTTAATGGGGAAGATTATCTTCGTGAATCCCTGATGTGTCCTTCATGTTACGTGGTTGAAGGGTATGGTAAAGAGGGTGATACGATCAGTCCTATGCCTCTGATCCATAAGCCGCCGATCAGTCTGAGTCCGGTTGAATTGAATGCGGTAATTGCCTGGTTGCAGTCGAAAGACACCCCGGGTGAATTTGCCAAGGTAACGGTTCCTCTACCCTCTGGTGATGACGCTGCCGCAGAAGAAGCTCCGGCGGATGATGGCGGAGAAGCTCCGTTGTTTGTGACGGGTGATGAAACTCCCGAGGAGATAATCAATATCCTTGGTTGTCCGCTGTGCCACACCATTCCTGGAGTTGAGGGTGCGGTTGGGGCGCTGGGTCCGAAGCTGCATGAAAAAACTAACGCTCCAAGTCGCATGAAAGACGCGCGCTATGAAGGTACTGCAAAAACTACCAAGGAATATGTTCAGGAATCTATCCTCAATCCAAGTGTGTACATTGTTATGAACGAGGAAGAGGGTGAGCCTTATCCTGATGGTGTTATGCCGCAGGACTTTGGTAGTAAACTGTCTGTAAATGCGTTAAATAAACTAGTTGATTTCATTAGTAATACTGAAGCAGGCTCCGAAGGTTAA
- a CDS encoding cytochrome c codes for MNKTFLSLIVTLGVALALHFGVKPMFLPKEPTMIFNRYAFFIVLVLSIIAVNLILRLSPVMTMKAAYVWGLGFYFYDQILYPHVPWTLFITYMMLWTIGTFLYISQDSKTFAEFREPIVKTITGEFKIARYIVFAALPVLVGMGTYKFIYPTYPEPVELRTVHPAPPATTKVHGKTYTLEGLQNPYRVDEQDNYYEGGTHLPVEGKFPFLDAESVEYMKYVTEGGTVFFQNCHYCHGDQLNGLGMFSHVFNPTPANFVDPGTIAMLRESFLFWRVSKGGPGLPNESTPWSSAMPPWEEHLTTEQIWKVVLFEYWYTGWHPRTFDEESSSGGEGGGGH; via the coding sequence ATGAACAAAACCTTTTTAAGTCTTATTGTTACATTAGGTGTGGCGCTTGCCTTGCATTTTGGGGTAAAGCCGATGTTCCTTCCCAAGGAGCCCACCATGATTTTCAATCGGTACGCCTTCTTTATAGTTCTGGTGCTATCGATAATTGCAGTGAACCTGATTCTCAGGCTTTCTCCCGTGATGACTATGAAAGCGGCGTATGTCTGGGGACTGGGTTTTTACTTTTATGATCAAATTCTGTACCCACACGTTCCGTGGACCCTGTTCATCACTTACATGATGCTGTGGACCATTGGTACCTTCCTTTATATTTCGCAGGATTCCAAAACATTTGCGGAATTCAGGGAACCAATTGTGAAAACGATTACAGGTGAATTTAAAATTGCCCGTTATATCGTGTTTGCTGCGCTCCCGGTGCTGGTTGGTATGGGTACCTACAAGTTTATTTATCCCACATATCCAGAGCCGGTGGAGTTGCGTACTGTGCATCCTGCGCCTCCAGCTACGACCAAGGTTCATGGAAAGACATACACTCTGGAAGGATTGCAAAATCCTTATCGGGTGGATGAGCAGGATAACTACTATGAGGGTGGAACTCACCTTCCGGTAGAGGGTAAGTTTCCCTTCCTCGATGCAGAATCTGTCGAGTACATGAAGTATGTAACTGAGGGTGGAACTGTCTTCTTCCAAAATTGTCATTATTGTCATGGTGACCAGTTGAATGGTCTGGGTATGTTCTCCCACGTATTCAACCCGACTCCGGCAAACTTTGTCGATCCGGGAACCATCGCCATGCTTCGTGAATCGTTCCTCTTCTGGAGGGTGTCCAAAGGTGGGCCTGGTTTACCGAATGAGTCCACCCCCTGGTCTTCAGCAATGCCCCCATGGGAAGAACATTTAACAACGGAACAAATCTGGAAGGTCGTCCTGTTTGAATACTGGTACACAGGCTGGCATCCGCGAACCTTCGATGAAGAGTCATCTTCTGGTGGAGAAGGTGGCGGCGGCCATTAA